A single genomic interval of Melanotaenia boesemani isolate fMelBoe1 chromosome 4, fMelBoe1.pri, whole genome shotgun sequence harbors:
- the pla2g6 gene encoding 85/88 kDa calcium-independent phospholipase A2 isoform X2: protein MQFLGRLLDTVSSVSTLFTNPYRVKDVPLSDYGGGGKEVLKEEGRIVLYKNTQCQSWDCLLMNPETPTMVWRLFQVSSEEDAMNWFPQYALKLRPFYEILSLKAETVQTIVDCIRSHPDWSSAHIAVETGLRECLKHNYVQSQINAQDASGQTPLHLACKSGDLVCVKELLEESQARTDIKDHSGETPIHYASKQDSPVIIQAMCSRLCSGVNELNNNGETPLHVACRLGRVENVKALLVGGAKCDVIGNKGYPIHTAMKYSEKGCVEEILKADPSQLQAEDSVYGGTPLHWTKTAEMCRLLLDHSCEVNYLSKTGESPLHILTKKHRFEASMVLLTHGADANLKGQDGNTALHLAMKMDHIDLIKALIVFGADVEIHNDLGETPGLIAARTSKGPNRKILLDMLCSVGVQRCHPPSPGSPPPISNKTRPQGIGFDDIMYVGAAMGAINRGLTEIDSPKMEKRKMDRLLCLDGGGIKGLVLIQMLIALEREAGRPTRELFDWIAGTSTGGILALAIIHGKSMEYLRCLYFRMKEQVFKGSRPYETMPLEDFLKNEFGENTKMTDIQYPRVMVTSVLADRHPGELHIFRNYNPPSVRREPPYTTAATFMPLTIPQEQLVWRAARSSGAAPTYFRPMGRFLDGGLLANNPTLDAMTEIHQYNKGLKAEGYQKDTNKLGIVVSLGTGKPPQVVVNSVDVFRPSNPLELAKSFVGAKELGKMLVDCCTDSDGCAVDRARAWCEMIDTIYHRLSPQLSQEVMLDEVSDAVLVDMLWETQMYLYEKREVLQSLAKTLLDN, encoded by the exons ATGCAGTTCCTTGGCCGGCTGCTGGACACAGTCTCATCGGTGTCAACCCTCTTCACAAACCCTTACCGGGTCAAAGATGTACCGCTGTCCGACTATGGAGGAGGAGGCAAAGAGGTGTTAAAGGAGGAAGGACGCATAGTCttgtacaaaaacacacaatgtcAGTCATGGGACTGTCTGCTTATGAACCCTGAAACACCGACTATGGTTTGGAG GTTGTTCCAGGTGTCATCTGAGGAGGATGCCATGAACTGGTTCCCCCAGTATGCCCTTAAACTTCGACCCTTCTATGAGATACTTTCTCTGAAGGCTGAGACTGTGCAGACAATCGTGGACTGCATCCGCAGCCATCCAGACTGGAGCTCGGCCCACATCGCTGTGGAAACAGGCCTGCGAGAGTGTCTTAAACATAACTATGTTCAGAG TCAGATCAATGCTCAGGATGCATCAGGTCAGACGCCGTTGCACCTGGCTTGCAAGAGCGGTGACTTGGTGTGTGTGAAGGAACTGCTGGAGGAAAGCCAGGCCCGCACCGATATCAAAGACCACAGTGGAGAAACACCTATTCACTACGCCTCCAAGCAGGATTCTCCTGTCATCATCCAG GCAATGTGCTCACGGTTGTGCTCAGGGGTGAATGAGCTGAACAACAACGGAGAGACGCCCCTTCATGTGGCCTGCCGTTTGGGACGTGTTGAAAACGTTAAAGCCCTGCTTGTGGGTGGGGCCAAGTGTGATGTCATTGGTAATAAAGGATACCCTATCCACACTGCCATGAAGTATAGTGAAAAAGG ATGTGTGGAAGAGATCCTCAAAGCAGACCCGAGTCAGCTCCAAGCTGAGGACTCTGTGTATGGAGGGACACCCCTCCACTGGACCAAAACTGCTGAG ATGTGCCGTTTGCTACTTGACCATAGCTGTGAAGTGAACTACCTCAGTAAGACAGGAGAGAGTCCCCTGCATATTTTGACTAAGAAACACCGTTTTGAAGCATCCATGGTGTTACTCACTCATGGGGCAGATGCCAACTTGAAGGGTCAGGATGGAAACACAGCCCTTCACCTAGCTATGAAG ATGGATCACATAGATTTGATCAAAGCTCTGATTGTTTTTGGGGCTGATGTGGAAATCCACAATGACCTGGGAGAAACACCAGGACTCATCGCTGCACGCACTAGCAAAG GTCCTAATAGAAAGATACTGCTGGACATGCTGTGTAGTGTAGGAGTTCAGCGTTGCCATCCTCCCTCCCCTGGCAGTCCTCCTCCCATCTCCAACAAGACCAGGCCTCAAGGCATAG GGTTTGACGATATCATGTATGTGGGGGCTGCAATGGGTGCAATTAACCGAGGCCTAACAGAAATTGATAGCCCtaaaatggagaaaagaaa GATGGACAGGCTGCTGTGTCTGGATGGTGGGGGTATTAAAGGCCTGGTGTTGATCCAGATGTTGATCGCTCTGGAGAGAGAGGCGGGTCGACCCACCAGAGAGCTGTTCGACTGGATAGCTGGCACAAGCACGGGAGGAATCCTCGCTCTTGCCATAATCCatg GGAAGTCCATGGAGTACTTACGCTGCTTATACTTCAGGATGAAAGAGCAAGTATTCAAAGGGTCAAGACCTTATGAAACAATGCCACTGGAGGATTTCCTCAAGAACGAATTTGGAGAAAACACTAAAATGACAGACATCCAGTACCCGAG GGTGATGGTGACCAGTGTCTTAGCTGACAGACATCCAGGCGAGCTACACATCTTCAGGAACTACAACCCCCCATCCGTCCGCAGAGAGCCCCCATACACCACTGCTGCCACCTTTATGCCTCTTACTATCCCACAGG AACAACTGGTGTGGAGAGCCGCTCGCTCCAGTGGTGCTGCTCCTACCTACTTCCGACCAATGGGTCGCTTTCTGGATGGAGGGCTGCTGGCGAATAACCCAACACTAGACGCCATGACAGAGATCCACCAATACAACAAGGGCTTAAAGGCTGAG GGCTATCAGAAGGACACCAATAAGTTGGGTATAGTCGTCTCTCTTGGTACAG GTAAACCCCCTCAGGTGGTGGTGAACTCTGTGGATGTTTTCCGTCCCTCCAACCCTCTGGAGCTGGCCAAGTCTTTTGTAGGAGCAAAGGAGCTGGGCAAAATGCTGGTAGATTGT TGTACAGACTCTGACGGCTGTGCAGTGGACAGGGCCAGAGCCTGGTGTGAAATGATCGACACCATCTACCACAG GCTGAGTCCTCAGCTGTCTCAGGAGGTGATGCTGGACGAGGTGAGCGACGCGGTTCTGGTGGACATGCTGTGGGAAACCCAGATGTACCTGTATGAGAAGAGGGAGGTCCTCCAGTCTTTAGCAAAAACACTACTGGACAACTAA
- the pla2g6 gene encoding 85/88 kDa calcium-independent phospholipase A2 isoform X1: MQFLGRLLDTVSSVSTLFTNPYRVKDVPLSDYGGGGKEVLKEEGRIVLYKNTQCQSWDCLLMNPETPTMVWRLFQVSSEEDAMNWFPQYALKLRPFYEILSLKAETVQTIVDCIRSHPDWSSAHIAVETGLRECLKHNYVQSQINAQDASGQTPLHLACKSGDLVCVKELLEESQARTDIKDHSGETPIHYASKQDSPVIIQAMCSRLCSGVNELNNNGETPLHVACRLGRVENVKALLVGGAKCDVIGNKGYPIHTAMKYSEKGCVEEILKADPSQLQAEDSVYGGTPLHWTKTAEMCRLLLDHSCEVNYLSKTGESPLHILTKKHRFEASMVLLTHGADANLKGQDGNTALHLAMKMDHIDLIKALIVFGADVEIHNDLGETPGLIAARTSKGPNRKILLDMLCSVGVQRCHPPSPGSPPPISNKTRPQGIGFDDIMYVGAAMGAINRGLTEIDSPKMEKRKMDRLLCLDGGGIKGLVLIQMLIALEREAGRPTRELFDWIAGTSTGGILALAIIHGKSMEYLRCLYFRMKEQVFKGSRPYETMPLEDFLKNEFGENTKMTDIQYPRVMVTSVLADRHPGELHIFRNYNPPSVRREPPYTTAATFMPLTIPQGWEDEDVLIVGYTEEPPRKRRKVTDEEQLVWRAARSSGAAPTYFRPMGRFLDGGLLANNPTLDAMTEIHQYNKGLKAEGYQKDTNKLGIVVSLGTGKPPQVVVNSVDVFRPSNPLELAKSFVGAKELGKMLVDCCTDSDGCAVDRARAWCEMIDTIYHRLSPQLSQEVMLDEVSDAVLVDMLWETQMYLYEKREVLQSLAKTLLDN, translated from the exons ATGCAGTTCCTTGGCCGGCTGCTGGACACAGTCTCATCGGTGTCAACCCTCTTCACAAACCCTTACCGGGTCAAAGATGTACCGCTGTCCGACTATGGAGGAGGAGGCAAAGAGGTGTTAAAGGAGGAAGGACGCATAGTCttgtacaaaaacacacaatgtcAGTCATGGGACTGTCTGCTTATGAACCCTGAAACACCGACTATGGTTTGGAG GTTGTTCCAGGTGTCATCTGAGGAGGATGCCATGAACTGGTTCCCCCAGTATGCCCTTAAACTTCGACCCTTCTATGAGATACTTTCTCTGAAGGCTGAGACTGTGCAGACAATCGTGGACTGCATCCGCAGCCATCCAGACTGGAGCTCGGCCCACATCGCTGTGGAAACAGGCCTGCGAGAGTGTCTTAAACATAACTATGTTCAGAG TCAGATCAATGCTCAGGATGCATCAGGTCAGACGCCGTTGCACCTGGCTTGCAAGAGCGGTGACTTGGTGTGTGTGAAGGAACTGCTGGAGGAAAGCCAGGCCCGCACCGATATCAAAGACCACAGTGGAGAAACACCTATTCACTACGCCTCCAAGCAGGATTCTCCTGTCATCATCCAG GCAATGTGCTCACGGTTGTGCTCAGGGGTGAATGAGCTGAACAACAACGGAGAGACGCCCCTTCATGTGGCCTGCCGTTTGGGACGTGTTGAAAACGTTAAAGCCCTGCTTGTGGGTGGGGCCAAGTGTGATGTCATTGGTAATAAAGGATACCCTATCCACACTGCCATGAAGTATAGTGAAAAAGG ATGTGTGGAAGAGATCCTCAAAGCAGACCCGAGTCAGCTCCAAGCTGAGGACTCTGTGTATGGAGGGACACCCCTCCACTGGACCAAAACTGCTGAG ATGTGCCGTTTGCTACTTGACCATAGCTGTGAAGTGAACTACCTCAGTAAGACAGGAGAGAGTCCCCTGCATATTTTGACTAAGAAACACCGTTTTGAAGCATCCATGGTGTTACTCACTCATGGGGCAGATGCCAACTTGAAGGGTCAGGATGGAAACACAGCCCTTCACCTAGCTATGAAG ATGGATCACATAGATTTGATCAAAGCTCTGATTGTTTTTGGGGCTGATGTGGAAATCCACAATGACCTGGGAGAAACACCAGGACTCATCGCTGCACGCACTAGCAAAG GTCCTAATAGAAAGATACTGCTGGACATGCTGTGTAGTGTAGGAGTTCAGCGTTGCCATCCTCCCTCCCCTGGCAGTCCTCCTCCCATCTCCAACAAGACCAGGCCTCAAGGCATAG GGTTTGACGATATCATGTATGTGGGGGCTGCAATGGGTGCAATTAACCGAGGCCTAACAGAAATTGATAGCCCtaaaatggagaaaagaaa GATGGACAGGCTGCTGTGTCTGGATGGTGGGGGTATTAAAGGCCTGGTGTTGATCCAGATGTTGATCGCTCTGGAGAGAGAGGCGGGTCGACCCACCAGAGAGCTGTTCGACTGGATAGCTGGCACAAGCACGGGAGGAATCCTCGCTCTTGCCATAATCCatg GGAAGTCCATGGAGTACTTACGCTGCTTATACTTCAGGATGAAAGAGCAAGTATTCAAAGGGTCAAGACCTTATGAAACAATGCCACTGGAGGATTTCCTCAAGAACGAATTTGGAGAAAACACTAAAATGACAGACATCCAGTACCCGAG GGTGATGGTGACCAGTGTCTTAGCTGACAGACATCCAGGCGAGCTACACATCTTCAGGAACTACAACCCCCCATCCGTCCGCAGAGAGCCCCCATACACCACTGCTGCCACCTTTATGCCTCTTACTATCCCACAGG GATGGGAGGATGAGGATGTGTTGATAGTAGGATACACAGAAGAGCCACCCAGAAAGCGTAGGAAGGTGACAGATGAAG AACAACTGGTGTGGAGAGCCGCTCGCTCCAGTGGTGCTGCTCCTACCTACTTCCGACCAATGGGTCGCTTTCTGGATGGAGGGCTGCTGGCGAATAACCCAACACTAGACGCCATGACAGAGATCCACCAATACAACAAGGGCTTAAAGGCTGAG GGCTATCAGAAGGACACCAATAAGTTGGGTATAGTCGTCTCTCTTGGTACAG GTAAACCCCCTCAGGTGGTGGTGAACTCTGTGGATGTTTTCCGTCCCTCCAACCCTCTGGAGCTGGCCAAGTCTTTTGTAGGAGCAAAGGAGCTGGGCAAAATGCTGGTAGATTGT TGTACAGACTCTGACGGCTGTGCAGTGGACAGGGCCAGAGCCTGGTGTGAAATGATCGACACCATCTACCACAG GCTGAGTCCTCAGCTGTCTCAGGAGGTGATGCTGGACGAGGTGAGCGACGCGGTTCTGGTGGACATGCTGTGGGAAACCCAGATGTACCTGTATGAGAAGAGGGAGGTCCTCCAGTCTTTAGCAAAAACACTACTGGACAACTAA